A single genomic interval of Arthrobacter globiformis harbors:
- a CDS encoding amino acid permease yields MPQSTPTELMSPTAPSAAVDSTLSAEGYKKTLGRRHVTMIAMGGAIGVGLFMGAGGRLASTGPALIFSYAIAGVIAYLLMRALGELIMYRQTSGSFVSYSGEMFGKKGAYLSGWMYFINWGMTGIAELIAIGLYFQFFFPNVPVEASAIAALALLVAVNLLSVKAFGEFEFWASCLKVGAILIFLTVGTFMVVTNARVGDGHASVANLFAADGGLFPKGALVMVLVLNAVIFAYNGIELVGITAGEMQNPEREVPKAIRAVVLRIVVFYVGSVTLLAMLLPSDQYKAGTSPFVTVFGQMGLGWVGDVMNMVVITAALSSCNSGLYSIGRVFRTMANNGHAPQWLTRMSKRHVPYAAILAIAAFYLVGILLNIWLGGSHAFDLALNTASIGVIFTWGAIFASQIALRHRKGQVSSLPMPGSPWTSWAGLVGLLAITVLIGFDTMTSKTGEVFHLGLWTLATVPFFALVLWLGWQKVKNNEPKSELFS; encoded by the coding sequence GTGCCTCAAAGTACCCCAACAGAACTTATGAGCCCGACGGCTCCATCCGCCGCCGTCGACTCGACCCTCAGCGCCGAGGGCTACAAGAAGACCCTGGGCCGGCGCCACGTCACCATGATCGCCATGGGCGGCGCCATCGGCGTCGGCCTCTTCATGGGCGCGGGCGGCCGCCTGGCCTCCACCGGTCCTGCGCTGATTTTCTCCTACGCCATCGCCGGCGTCATCGCCTACCTGCTGATGCGCGCCCTCGGTGAACTCATCATGTACCGCCAGACCTCCGGCTCCTTCGTCAGCTACTCCGGCGAAATGTTCGGCAAGAAGGGCGCCTACCTGTCCGGCTGGATGTACTTCATCAACTGGGGCATGACCGGGATCGCGGAACTCATCGCGATCGGCCTCTACTTCCAGTTCTTCTTCCCGAACGTACCGGTGGAAGCCTCCGCCATCGCCGCGCTGGCCCTGCTGGTGGCGGTCAACCTGCTCAGCGTCAAGGCGTTCGGCGAATTCGAGTTTTGGGCGTCCTGCCTGAAAGTGGGCGCCATCCTGATCTTCCTGACAGTGGGCACCTTCATGGTGGTCACCAACGCCAGGGTCGGCGACGGCCACGCCTCGGTCGCCAACCTCTTCGCGGCCGACGGCGGCCTGTTCCCCAAGGGCGCCCTGGTGATGGTCCTGGTCCTGAACGCCGTCATCTTCGCGTACAACGGCATCGAGCTCGTCGGCATCACCGCCGGCGAGATGCAGAATCCGGAACGCGAAGTGCCTAAGGCGATCCGCGCCGTCGTTCTCCGCATTGTGGTGTTCTACGTCGGTTCCGTCACCCTGCTGGCCATGCTTCTCCCGTCCGACCAGTACAAGGCCGGCACATCGCCGTTCGTCACCGTGTTCGGACAGATGGGCCTGGGCTGGGTAGGCGACGTGATGAACATGGTCGTCATCACCGCCGCCCTGTCCTCCTGCAACTCGGGGCTCTACTCGATTGGCCGCGTGTTCCGCACCATGGCCAACAACGGGCATGCCCCGCAGTGGCTCACCCGAATGTCCAAGCGCCACGTTCCGTACGCCGCGATCCTGGCCATCGCCGCGTTCTACCTGGTGGGCATCCTGCTCAACATCTGGCTGGGCGGCTCGCACGCGTTCGACCTCGCGCTCAACACCGCGTCCATCGGCGTCATCTTCACGTGGGGCGCCATCTTTGCGAGCCAGATCGCGCTGCGGCACCGCAAGGGCCAGGTTTCCAGCCTGCCGATGCCGGGTTCGCCCTGGACCAGCTGGGCCGGGCTCGTGGGCCTGCTCGCGATTACGGTGCTGATCGGCTTCGACACCATGACCAGCAAGACCGGCGAAGTCTTCCACCTCGGCCTGTGGACCCTTGCCACCGTTCCGTTCTTCGCCCTGGTTCTGTGGCTCGGCTGGCAGAAGGTCAAGAACAACGAGCCGAAAAGCGAACTCTTCAGCTAG
- a CDS encoding VOC family protein: MACRISELVLNCADPELLARFWSGVLGYVELDREDGAIEIGPPDAGFGGLQPTIILSPSSDPRTGKLPLHIDVNPVDRDQDAELERLLALGARPADVGQTGDEQWHVLADPEGNEFCLLRRRLEP; encoded by the coding sequence ATGGCTTGCCGTATCAGCGAACTGGTCCTCAACTGCGCCGACCCCGAACTGCTCGCGCGGTTCTGGAGCGGAGTCCTCGGCTACGTCGAACTCGACCGGGAGGACGGTGCGATCGAGATCGGCCCACCCGACGCCGGGTTCGGCGGCCTGCAACCCACCATCATCCTGAGCCCCAGCAGCGACCCGCGGACCGGAAAGCTCCCGCTGCACATCGATGTCAACCCGGTCGACCGGGACCAGGACGCCGAGCTGGAACGGTTGCTCGCCCTCGGCGCCCGTCCCGCCGACGTCGGGCAAACCGGCGACGAGCAGTGGCACGTCCTGGCCGACCCAGAGGGCAACGAGTTCTGCCTCCTGCGCAGGCGGCTTGAGCCCTGA